The proteins below are encoded in one region of Oceanispirochaeta sp.:
- the gtfA gene encoding sucrose phosphorylase, translating to MKNGIQLITYPNSMGKDLKELHSALSGPLRNCLTGVHVLPFFPSSGDRGFSPLGYRDVDPAFGTWEDIRRISSDYDLVVDLMVNHLSRQSLEFQDFAEKGDESPWAELFLPVDRVKPEGDFTKEELARIYTRKPRAPWIEVTHKDGTVRKVWCTFSEEQIDLDIHSETGRRYILENMNYLADQGAVLIRLDAFAYVTKKAGTSCFFLEPEIWDILGDYREVMSRRGVELLPEIHEHYSIPMKLSQKGYGIYDFALPMILLHGLYSGRADRLGAWLSQCPEHQFTTLDTHDGIGVVDVADLLTPEEINETCEALYERGSNLNRRYSSQEYNNLDIYQINCTYYSALGEDDQAYLLARAVQFFAPGIPQVYYVGMLAGSNDIDLVEKTMNGRDINRHGYSLEEIEGEIKRPVVVCLIQMMKFRNSAPAFSGKFEMVQSSPEGILEIIRTGSNSIVRLLADLKTKEFRIFQKDDSQEWQELFFQI from the coding sequence TCTTCCCTTCTTTCCCTCTTCCGGGGACAGAGGCTTTTCTCCCTTGGGATATCGGGATGTAGACCCCGCATTCGGGACCTGGGAAGATATCCGACGGATCTCCTCGGATTATGATCTTGTTGTGGATCTTATGGTCAACCATCTCTCCCGCCAGTCTTTAGAGTTTCAGGATTTTGCGGAAAAGGGAGATGAGAGTCCCTGGGCGGAGTTGTTTCTACCGGTGGACAGGGTCAAGCCGGAGGGTGATTTTACAAAAGAAGAACTCGCAAGAATATATACACGAAAACCGCGGGCACCCTGGATTGAAGTGACTCATAAAGATGGAACTGTACGGAAGGTCTGGTGTACATTCTCTGAAGAACAGATTGATCTGGATATTCACTCTGAAACAGGCCGCCGTTATATCCTGGAGAATATGAATTATCTGGCAGACCAGGGTGCCGTTCTGATCCGGCTGGATGCCTTTGCTTATGTCACAAAAAAGGCCGGCACATCCTGTTTTTTCCTGGAACCGGAAATCTGGGATATTTTGGGGGATTATCGAGAGGTCATGAGCCGGAGGGGGGTGGAACTCCTGCCGGAAATCCATGAGCATTATTCCATACCCATGAAACTTTCACAGAAAGGATACGGCATCTATGACTTTGCTCTTCCCATGATCCTACTTCATGGATTGTACAGCGGGCGTGCTGACAGGCTGGGCGCCTGGTTGAGTCAGTGTCCGGAACATCAGTTTACCACCCTGGATACTCACGACGGTATTGGTGTGGTGGACGTGGCAGATCTTCTGACTCCCGAGGAGATCAATGAAACCTGTGAGGCCCTGTATGAACGGGGCTCCAATTTGAATCGACGCTACAGCTCTCAGGAGTATAATAATCTGGATATCTATCAAATCAACTGTACCTATTATTCGGCTCTCGGAGAGGATGATCAGGCCTACCTTCTGGCTCGGGCCGTACAGTTCTTTGCTCCTGGAATTCCCCAGGTATATTATGTGGGTATGCTGGCTGGTTCCAACGATATCGACCTGGTGGAAAAAACCATGAATGGACGGGATATCAACCGTCATGGTTACAGTCTGGAAGAAATAGAGGGAGAGATCAAGCGGCCCGTCGTGGTTTGTCTGATTCAAATGATGAAGTTCCGGAATTCAGCCCCCGCCTTCTCCGGAAAGTTCGAAATGGTTCAATCCAGCCCTGAGGGTATTTTGGAAATTATCAGAACAGGCAGCAATTCTATTGTTCGACTTCTGGCTGATCTAAAAACAAAAGAATTCCGGATTTTTCAAAAAGATGATTCTCAAGAATGGCAGGAGTTGTTCTTTCAGATATGA
- a CDS encoding glycine C-acetyltransferase, giving the protein MSRRMLEHLSKELEGLQGAGLFKNERILTSPQRARISVSGGGDVLNFCANNYLGLADHPELIKAARKALKDYGYGLSSVRFICGTQTIHKELEASLSELLGSEDTILYGSCFDANGGLFEALLGPEDAIISDELNHASIIDGIRLCKARRFRYANNNMKDLESRLKEAASARFRLIATDGVFSMDGTLANLKGICDLAENYDALVMVDDSHAVGFIGDRGAGTPEYWGVQDRVDIITGTLGKALGGASGGYTSGRGEIVSWLRQRSRPYLFSNSLPPVITATALRTLELIKSGAALRERLFDNTRLFRQSLGEAGFSIVDGIHPIVPLMLGDATLAGTMADKLLKKGIYAIGFSYPVVPLGKARIRFQMSAAHSRDDVEMALTQIIETGKELGVIE; this is encoded by the coding sequence ATGAGCCGGAGAATGTTGGAACATCTTTCAAAGGAATTAGAAGGCCTCCAGGGGGCAGGTCTTTTTAAAAATGAGAGGATTCTCACCTCCCCCCAGAGAGCCAGAATATCCGTATCCGGTGGAGGGGACGTTCTGAATTTCTGTGCCAATAACTACCTGGGACTTGCTGACCATCCCGAATTGATTAAGGCTGCCAGGAAAGCTTTGAAGGACTATGGTTACGGGTTATCTTCAGTCCGGTTCATCTGCGGTACCCAGACGATTCACAAAGAGCTGGAAGCCTCACTCAGTGAATTACTGGGAAGCGAGGATACGATACTCTACGGCTCCTGCTTTGATGCCAATGGAGGACTCTTTGAAGCCCTCCTGGGGCCGGAAGACGCCATCATCAGCGATGAACTGAACCATGCCAGCATCATTGACGGCATTCGTCTCTGCAAGGCCCGGCGGTTCCGCTATGCCAACAATAACATGAAAGATCTCGAATCAAGGCTGAAGGAAGCCGCTTCGGCCCGTTTCAGACTCATTGCCACGGACGGCGTCTTTTCTATGGATGGCACTCTTGCCAATCTGAAGGGAATTTGTGATCTAGCTGAGAACTACGATGCCCTGGTCATGGTGGACGACTCACATGCTGTTGGCTTCATAGGAGACAGAGGAGCGGGGACACCCGAGTACTGGGGAGTACAGGACCGGGTGGATATCATAACTGGTACTCTCGGCAAGGCTTTGGGTGGAGCCTCAGGAGGGTATACATCAGGCCGAGGGGAGATCGTATCCTGGTTGAGGCAGCGGTCCAGACCCTATCTGTTCTCAAACTCACTGCCTCCGGTCATCACAGCGACGGCTTTGAGGACCCTGGAACTGATAAAATCAGGGGCTGCCTTGAGAGAGAGGCTTTTTGATAATACCAGGCTGTTCAGACAATCTCTGGGGGAGGCCGGTTTTTCCATAGTCGACGGAATCCACCCCATCGTCCCCCTCATGCTGGGGGACGCGACTCTGGCAGGAACCATGGCTGACAAACTGCTGAAAAAGGGGATATATGCCATAGGGTTCTCCTATCCTGTGGTTCCTCTGGGAAAAGCACGCATCCGATTTCAGATGTCCGCAGCCCACAGCCGGGATGATGTGGAGATGGCACTGACACAGATTATTGAGACTGGTAAAGAACTGGGGGTTATTGAATGA
- a CDS encoding GH1 family beta-glucosidase — translation MIQEYKFPEGFIWGSATASYQIEGAWQEDGRGECTWDRFCRRPGKVVGGDTGNVACDHYHLYKDDVALMKSMGLKHYRFSIAWPRILPEGEGQINQKGLDFYKNLVDELLNAGIEPLATLFHWDLPQALQDKYQGWKDRRMAQVFADYSDVVSRSLGDRVKKWATINEIMCFTTLAHKLDMHAPGGRESDKITNQTAHHALLGHGMATQVLRRNVQDSFIGLVDNNEAPWPVLNTEPHLRAARKAWKERNSQRLFPMMTGEYDEESYVRHYGEMPETTAEDMKIISTPLDYFGINFYNCPPVQAADNEAGYETVDLPAAYPRTAMGWPITPDALYWNLKYMTEFFPDLPVYITENGMAADDSMSEDGTVKDYDRIEYLRTHLRACHRAIEEGANLKGYYLWSLMDNFEWAFGYSKRFGMIRVDYDTQKRTIKESGKYYSRVMAENRVF, via the coding sequence ATGATACAGGAATACAAATTTCCCGAGGGATTTATATGGGGTTCGGCAACGGCCTCATACCAGATAGAAGGTGCCTGGCAGGAAGACGGCAGGGGAGAATGCACCTGGGACCGTTTCTGCCGGAGGCCCGGAAAGGTTGTGGGAGGAGACACTGGTAATGTTGCCTGTGATCACTACCACCTTTACAAAGACGATGTGGCACTGATGAAAAGCATGGGGCTGAAGCACTACCGGTTTTCCATTGCCTGGCCCCGAATCCTCCCCGAAGGGGAAGGCCAGATCAATCAGAAAGGACTGGATTTCTACAAGAACCTTGTGGATGAGCTGCTGAATGCCGGCATTGAACCCTTAGCCACACTCTTCCACTGGGATCTGCCCCAGGCCCTGCAGGATAAATATCAGGGCTGGAAAGACAGAAGAATGGCCCAGGTTTTTGCAGATTACAGTGATGTTGTCAGCCGCAGCCTGGGTGACCGGGTTAAAAAATGGGCGACCATCAATGAAATCATGTGCTTTACCACTCTGGCCCACAAGTTGGATATGCATGCTCCCGGCGGCAGAGAAAGTGATAAAATCACAAACCAGACAGCCCACCATGCTCTCCTTGGACATGGCATGGCCACACAAGTTCTCAGAAGAAATGTACAAGATTCCTTTATCGGACTGGTGGACAACAATGAAGCTCCCTGGCCTGTTCTGAATACAGAGCCCCATCTGAGGGCGGCCAGAAAAGCCTGGAAAGAAAGGAATTCCCAGCGCCTCTTCCCCATGATGACGGGAGAGTACGATGAAGAGTCTTATGTCCGTCACTACGGAGAGATGCCCGAAACCACAGCAGAAGACATGAAGATAATTTCGACACCCCTAGATTACTTTGGGATCAATTTTTACAACTGTCCCCCTGTACAGGCGGCAGACAACGAAGCAGGCTATGAAACTGTAGATCTCCCAGCGGCCTACCCCCGGACGGCGATGGGATGGCCCATCACCCCGGATGCTCTCTACTGGAACCTGAAATATATGACGGAGTTCTTCCCGGACCTTCCTGTTTATATCACAGAGAATGGAATGGCTGCCGATGACAGCATGTCCGAAGATGGTACAGTCAAGGATTATGACCGCATCGAATACCTGAGGACTCACCTCCGGGCCTGCCACAGGGCTATCGAAGAGGGGGCGAATCTGAAGGGCTACTACCTCTGGTCTCTTATGGATAACTTCGAATGGGCCTTCGGTTACAGCAAACGTTTTGGTATGATACGGGTGGATTATGACACCCAGAAAAGAACCATCAAGGAGTCAGGAAAATATTACAGTCGCGTCATGGCCGAAAACAGAGTCTTCTGA
- the tdh gene encoding L-threonine 3-dehydrogenase, translating into MKALAKTESRPGLWMIDAPKPDYGPNDLLIKIKITAICGTDIHIYNWDEWSRNTIPVPMITGHEFVGQVEALGSEVAGFKEGDRVTGEGHLTCGHCRNCRAGKRHLCRNTQGIGVNQTGCFAEYLVLPADNAFKLDDFISDEAAAIFDPFGNAVHTALSFDLVGEDVLITGAGPIGIMAAAVARHGGARYVIITDVNEYRLNLARQMGVTRAVNIKTEKLEDIMKELHMLEGFDIGLEMSGNAQAQAQMFDRMNNGGHVALLGIPPGESLVNWNQIIFKGLNLKGIYGREMYETWYKMAAMIRSGLDISRIITHRMPVEEFERGFDIMRGGQSGKILLYWD; encoded by the coding sequence ATGAAGGCACTGGCAAAAACAGAATCACGGCCGGGTTTGTGGATGATTGATGCCCCGAAACCGGATTATGGCCCGAATGACCTGCTGATTAAGATTAAAATCACGGCCATCTGCGGTACAGACATCCATATTTACAACTGGGATGAATGGTCCCGGAACACCATCCCCGTCCCCATGATCACAGGGCATGAGTTTGTCGGTCAGGTTGAGGCCCTGGGCAGTGAAGTCGCCGGTTTCAAGGAAGGCGACAGGGTTACCGGTGAAGGGCATCTGACCTGCGGACACTGCCGGAACTGCCGGGCGGGAAAAAGGCATCTCTGCCGGAATACGCAGGGGATCGGTGTAAACCAAACCGGCTGCTTTGCCGAATATCTGGTTTTGCCGGCTGACAATGCCTTTAAACTGGATGACTTTATAAGCGATGAAGCCGCGGCCATCTTTGATCCCTTCGGCAATGCCGTGCATACAGCCTTGTCCTTCGATCTTGTGGGAGAGGATGTTCTGATAACAGGGGCCGGTCCCATCGGCATCATGGCGGCTGCAGTCGCCAGACATGGAGGTGCCCGGTATGTCATCATCACCGATGTCAACGAATACCGTCTCAATCTAGCCCGGCAAATGGGTGTGACCAGAGCCGTCAATATAAAAACAGAAAAGCTGGAAGACATCATGAAGGAACTCCACATGCTGGAAGGATTTGACATTGGTCTCGAGATGTCAGGCAATGCCCAGGCTCAGGCACAGATGTTTGACAGGATGAACAACGGCGGTCATGTAGCCCTACTGGGAATCCCCCCCGGAGAGAGTCTTGTCAACTGGAATCAGATCATTTTCAAGGGGCTGAACCTGAAAGGAATATACGGCCGGGAGATGTATGAAACCTGGTACAAGATGGCTGCCATGATCCGCTCCGGCCTGGATATATCCAGAATTATAACCCACCGTATGCCCGTGGAAGAGTTTGAACGGGGCTTTGATATAATGAGGGGGGGACAGTCAGGGAAAATCCTTTTATACTGGGATTGA
- a CDS encoding MFS transporter has product MIEAKKYQNVYKLVYFFLFGSIASLYPFFPLVLQSKGFEPSRIGFVMGSYEFVSILGLLIIGHFYDRIRSPRRTIVTIILLCLLTLFLIVRAQSLLLVVPLTLGLGFVIKSPTSLVDAHYGQTMPNSQEKYGKTRLYGSLGFFCVAMLIQITNWVEASRPISVFLGFSILMVIAIPLIIYLPAAHLAEDQQKPVSFLKTIKTFPGIYWIGLSIASLNFMGISGHITFFSLLLKNKFATEDISGFWAIGPLFEVPLFFFSGFLLRKLGLKRLWLLCLAAGVLRMQVYSFSRTLLPLYIVQILHSISFGFNHLAMVTLISRATSNASRGLAMSLYSAIGMGFSLFVGGFLGGWILGYSDYPFLFQVFSLFPLLGMGIILLFLRGKQLEKMNEESSEDFSIPRGDHI; this is encoded by the coding sequence ATGATTGAGGCAAAAAAATATCAGAACGTCTATAAGCTGGTCTATTTTTTTCTATTTGGATCCATAGCCTCTCTCTATCCCTTCTTCCCTCTGGTTCTGCAGAGCAAGGGTTTCGAACCCTCCCGTATCGGATTTGTGATGGGAAGTTACGAGTTTGTCAGCATTCTGGGACTCCTGATCATCGGTCATTTCTATGACCGGATACGATCTCCACGGCGGACCATTGTAACGATCATACTCTTGTGTCTATTGACCCTGTTCCTGATTGTCCGCGCTCAAAGCCTTTTGCTTGTAGTTCCCCTGACCCTGGGTTTGGGGTTTGTGATCAAATCACCGACATCCCTGGTTGACGCCCATTACGGACAAACCATGCCCAACTCACAGGAAAAATACGGGAAAACCCGCCTGTATGGCAGTCTTGGATTCTTCTGTGTAGCCATGCTCATTCAGATCACAAACTGGGTGGAAGCCTCCCGCCCCATTTCTGTTTTTCTAGGTTTCTCCATCCTCATGGTGATAGCCATTCCTTTGATCATATATCTTCCGGCGGCACATCTCGCAGAAGATCAACAGAAGCCAGTCTCATTCCTGAAAACCATCAAGACTTTTCCGGGGATTTACTGGATTGGATTGTCCATAGCCTCCCTCAATTTTATGGGAATATCGGGACATATCACCTTCTTCTCCCTGCTTCTGAAAAACAAGTTCGCCACAGAAGACATCAGTGGTTTCTGGGCCATCGGTCCTCTCTTTGAGGTGCCTCTCTTCTTCTTTTCAGGATTTCTGCTCAGAAAGCTGGGGCTGAAAAGACTCTGGCTCCTCTGTCTGGCCGCCGGAGTTCTTCGGATGCAGGTGTATTCCTTCTCCCGGACTCTGCTCCCTCTGTATATAGTCCAGATCCTCCACAGCATCTCCTTTGGTTTTAATCATCTGGCCATGGTCACTCTCATTTCCAGGGCAACCTCAAATGCCAGCAGGGGATTGGCCATGTCCCTATACTCTGCCATAGGGATGGGCTTCTCTCTGTTTGTCGGGGGATTTCTGGGCGGATGGATTCTCGGATATTCCGACTACCCCTTTCTGTTTCAGGTCTTCTCATTGTTCCCGCTCCTGGGAATGGGAATCATCCTGCTGTTTCTCAGGGGAAAACAGCTTGAGAAAATGAATGAAGAATCCTCTGAGGATTTCTCCATCCCAAGGGGTGATCATATCTGA